Proteins from a single region of Candidatus Poribacteria bacterium:
- a CDS encoding nucleotidyltransferase domain-containing protein, whose product MHKMNGLTAGTYIIQPLTEELLGEIVRRIVEGAHPERIILFGSHAYGTPRRDSDVDLIVVKRDVVSKRRESVRIRKLLRGILLPFDIIVIRPEEFEFYADNWINSVFAEAKRKGTVLYEEGGSVMIKRAGMTRSSQKATTKGMRG is encoded by the coding sequence ATGCACAAGATGAACGGTTTAACCGCCGGTACATATATCATCCAACCGCTGACCGAGGAGCTTCTGGGGGAGATCGTCCGCCGGATAGTCGAGGGAGCACATCCTGAGAGGATAATCCTCTTCGGCTCACACGCCTACGGCACGCCCAGGAGGGACAGCGATGTCGACCTGATCGTGGTGAAGAGGGATGTGGTTTCAAAGAGGAGGGAGTCGGTTCGGATAAGAAAGTTGCTGCGAGGAATTTTGCTTCCCTTCGACATCATAGTCATCAGACCGGAGGAGTTCGAGTTTTACGCCGATAACTGGATAAACTCGGTGTTTGCCGAGGCTAAGAGGAAAGGAACGGTATTGTATGAAGAAGGCGGTTCTGTTATGATTAAAAGGGCTGGGATGACCCGGTCATCACAAAAAGCAACGACGAAGGGGATGAGAGGATGA
- a CDS encoding nucleotidyltransferase domain-containing protein yields MDIGESKGKEIFQPLTEELLGEIVRRIVEGAHPERIILFGSHAYGTPTRDSDVDLIVVKRDVVSKRKESVRIRKLLRGILLPFDIIVVRPEEFEFYKDEPGSVFKEAFRKGVVIYDAETMADLPSKGRL; encoded by the coding sequence ATGGACATCGGGGAATCCAAAGGTAAGGAGATCTTCCAACCGCTGACCGAGGAGCTTTTGGGGGAGATCGTCCGCCGGATAGTGGAGGGAGCACATCCGGAGAGGATAATCCTCTTCGGCTCACACGCCTACGGCACGCCCACGAGGGACAGCGATGTAGATCTGATCGTGGTGAAGAGGGATGTGGTTTCAAAGAGGAAGGAGTCGGTTCGGATAAGGAAGTTGCTGCGAGGAATTTTGCTTCCCTTCGACATCATAGTCGTCAGACCGGAGGAGTTCGAGTTTTACAAGGATGAGCCCGGCTCCGTTTTCAAGGAGGCGTTTCGGAAAGGAGTTGTGATCTACGATGCTGAGACAATGGCAGATCTTCCTTCAAAAGGCAGACTCTGA
- a CDS encoding HEPN domain-containing protein has product MLRQWQIFLQKADSDFKAAKVLARSEEIPVEQALFHLQQAVEKLLKSLLSFAGIDPPRTHDIEALVGLCGQEGIELPEYVGEFLKLTPYAVEFRYTFTDEEPPDTEHLLRLTERFLRFVRTQTGMKEG; this is encoded by the coding sequence ATGCTGAGACAATGGCAGATCTTCCTTCAAAAGGCAGACTCTGATTTTAAGGCTGCTAAGGTTCTAGCAAGGTCAGAGGAAATTCCTGTGGAGCAAGCCCTTTTCCACCTCCAACAGGCGGTGGAAAAACTGTTGAAGTCGCTGTTATCATTTGCAGGGATTGATCCGCCGAGAACCCATGATATAGAAGCGTTAGTAGGATTATGTGGGCAGGAGGGTATAGAGTTGCCTGAGTATGTGGGGGAGTTTTTAAAGCTTACACCCTATGCAGTGGAGTTCAGATATACCTTTACGGACGAGGAACCTCCCGATACGGAACATCTGCTGAGGTTAACGGAGAGGTTTCTCCGGTTCGTAAGAACTCAAACGGGGATGAAGGAGGGATAA